One genomic segment of Panicum virgatum strain AP13 chromosome 2N, P.virgatum_v5, whole genome shotgun sequence includes these proteins:
- the LOC120659926 gene encoding ATP synthase subunit d, mitochondrial-like, with protein sequence MSGSGVAKKVAGAAAKAGKAIDWDGLAKMLVSEEARKEFATLRRTFEDVNHQLQTKFSQEPQPIDWEYYRKGIGSKVVDIYKEAYESIEIPKYVDTVTPQYKPKFDALLVEMKEAEKASLKESERIEKEIAEMKEMKKKISTMTADEYFAKHPELKQKFDDEIRNDYWGY encoded by the exons ATGAGCGGGAGCGGCGTGGCGAAGAAGGtggcgggcgccgcggcgaaGGCCGGCAAGGCGATCGACTGGGACGGCCTGGCCAAGATGCTCGTCTCCGAGGAGGCCCGCAAGGAGTTCGCCACCCTCCGCCGCACCTTCGAGGACGTCAACCACCAGCTCCAGACCAAGTTCTCGCAG GAACCCCAGCCAATTGACTGGGAGTACTACAGAAAAGGAATTGGATCAAAAGTTGTCGATATATACAAGGAGGCCTACGAAA GCATAGAGATCCCCAAGTATGTTGACACTGTTACTCCTCAGTACAAGCCAAAGTTTGATGCTCTG TTGGTAGAGATGAAGGAAGCGGAAAAGGCATCACTGAAGGAATCAGAGAGGATAGAGAAGGAGATTGCTGAAATGAAGGAGATGAAG AAAAAGATCAGCACGATGACCGCAGACGAGTACTTTGCGAAGCACCCTGAACTCAAACAGAAATTTGATGATGAGATCCGCAATGATTACTGGGGATACTAA